The proteins below are encoded in one region of Flavobacterium sp. IMCC34852:
- a CDS encoding universal stress protein, which yields MKKILVPVDFSETSDNAFVYALEMAKRLKAELVLLHTFEIPVVDSQAMPINYATIYDTIELANLEHFKERLPKLHAIAESRNLNHIQMSHIMMDGDLLVAIKKVIAQENIDLVVMGTNGAEGWWYSFIGTNTGSVIANVSVPVLSVPAGVQFQKIDTIAFTTRFRKKDIEALIKVLFYAKRFHAKVKCLYVKTPDSDVTDDTIRRWQSHFEDEENLQFFIIPNADVKETIEDFLVSQEVDMLAMLTYKRNFFIELFTTTTTQKLSYHLQTPILAFHE from the coding sequence ATGAAAAAAATATTAGTTCCCGTTGATTTTTCCGAAACTTCGGATAACGCTTTTGTGTATGCTTTGGAAATGGCCAAACGATTGAAAGCGGAGTTGGTTTTGTTGCATACTTTTGAAATTCCGGTTGTCGACAGTCAGGCGATGCCGATTAATTATGCTACGATATACGATACTATTGAATTGGCCAATTTGGAGCACTTTAAAGAAAGATTGCCCAAGTTACACGCTATAGCCGAATCGCGAAATCTCAATCACATCCAAATGAGTCACATCATGATGGATGGTGATTTGTTGGTCGCCATCAAGAAAGTCATTGCTCAGGAAAACATCGATTTGGTAGTTATGGGTACCAATGGTGCCGAAGGTTGGTGGTATAGTTTTATCGGTACCAATACAGGTTCGGTAATTGCCAATGTATCAGTTCCGGTTTTGAGTGTTCCGGCTGGTGTCCAATTTCAAAAAATTGACACCATAGCCTTTACCACCCGATTCCGTAAAAAAGACATAGAAGCTTTAATCAAAGTACTCTTCTATGCCAAACGATTCCATGCCAAAGTCAAATGTTTGTATGTTAAAACCCCTGATTCTGATGTTACGGATGATACCATTCGCCGTTGGCAATCTCATTTTGAAGATGAAGAGAATCTTCAATTTTTCATTATTCCAAATGCAGATGTAAAAGAAACGATTGAAGATTTTTTAGTTAGCCAAGAAGTCGATATGTTGGCCATGCTGACTTACAAGCGCAATTTCTTTATAGAGTTATTTACTACTACGACTACTCAAAAATTATCTTATCATTTACAAACGCCGATTTTGGCTTTTCACGAATAA
- the mnmE gene encoding tRNA uridine-5-carboxymethylaminomethyl(34) synthesis GTPase MnmE yields MISQETIVALASPSGAGAIAVIRISGKNAIAIAEQVFQSISGKAISQQKTHTIHLGHIVDEGKVYDQVLLSIFKNPHSYTGEDVIEISCHGSTYIQQQIIQLLLRKGCKMAQAGEFTLRAFLNGKLDLSQAEAVADLISSDNEASHQIAMQQMRGGFSNEIAKLREELLNFASLIELELDFAEEDVEFADRTQFKELLNRIEFVLKRLIDSFAVGNVIKNGIPVAIVGEPNVGKSTLLNALLNEERAIVSDIAGTTRDTIEDELVIEGIGFRFIDTAGIRETKDLVESIGIKKTFEKIEQAQVVLLLVDGSRLSVESLTNVKIEIEKIRNQFPLKPIVIIINKKDLIAPEMLSTINNQLTTDNGQPTTIYISAKNKEGIDELKKQLLSFVNTGALRNNETIVTNTRHYDSLLKALEEIQKVRFGMDTNLSSDLMAIDIKQALYYFGEITGEVTNDELLGNIFANFCIGK; encoded by the coding sequence ATGATTTCTCAGGAAACTATAGTAGCTTTAGCGTCACCTTCGGGCGCCGGTGCGATTGCTGTGATTCGAATTTCAGGCAAAAACGCTATTGCCATTGCGGAGCAAGTATTCCAATCGATTTCCGGGAAAGCCATCAGCCAACAAAAAACACATACCATACATCTTGGGCATATTGTGGATGAAGGAAAAGTGTACGACCAGGTTTTGCTTTCCATTTTTAAAAATCCGCATTCTTATACCGGAGAAGATGTGATTGAAATATCCTGTCATGGATCAACTTATATCCAACAACAAATTATCCAATTATTGTTGCGAAAAGGTTGCAAAATGGCTCAAGCAGGAGAATTCACCTTACGCGCTTTTTTAAACGGCAAACTCGATTTATCGCAAGCCGAAGCCGTCGCCGATTTGATTTCGTCAGACAATGAAGCCAGTCATCAAATTGCTATGCAGCAAATGCGCGGTGGTTTTAGTAATGAAATTGCGAAACTGCGTGAAGAGTTGTTGAATTTTGCTTCGCTAATTGAACTCGAATTGGACTTTGCTGAAGAAGATGTAGAATTTGCCGACCGAACCCAATTTAAAGAATTACTCAACCGAATTGAATTTGTTTTAAAAAGACTAATCGATTCCTTTGCCGTGGGTAACGTCATCAAAAACGGGATTCCTGTAGCGATTGTAGGTGAACCCAATGTGGGAAAATCGACTTTACTCAACGCTTTATTAAACGAAGAACGCGCCATTGTTTCCGACATAGCCGGAACAACTCGTGACACTATCGAAGATGAATTGGTTATTGAAGGAATCGGATTCAGATTTATAGATACCGCAGGAATTCGCGAGACTAAAGATCTGGTAGAAAGCATCGGTATCAAAAAAACTTTTGAGAAAATTGAGCAAGCGCAGGTGGTTTTGCTATTAGTTGACGGTTCTCGGTTATCAGTTGAGAGTTTGACAAACGTAAAAATTGAAATCGAAAAAATTCGAAATCAGTTTCCCTTAAAACCAATTGTAATCATCATCAATAAAAAAGATTTGATTGCTCCAGAAATGCTTTCAACCATAAACAACCAACTGACAACAGACAACGGACAACCGACAACCATTTATATTTCCGCCAAAAACAAAGAAGGTATAGACGAATTAAAAAAGCAACTCCTGTCATTTGTAAACACTGGCGCTTTACGCAATAATGAAACCATAGTGACCAACACCCGTCATTATGATTCGCTGTTAAAAGCTTTGGAAGAAATTCAGAAAGTACGTTTTGGGATGGATACCAATTTATCCTCCGACTTAATGGCAATCGACATTAAACAAGCGTTATATTACTTTGGCGAAATCACAGGCGAAGTAACCAATGATGAACTTTTGGGTAATATTTTTGCCAATTTCTGTATCGGAAAGTAA
- a CDS encoding helix-turn-helix domain-containing protein, producing MSSNMAIPKTCSYCGKAFIAKTTLTRYCGHTCNSRHYKQKVKEDKIQISLIKQQQTMQSLPTLQTANSNSLTSKNFLSVQDAAELIGVSRWTINRMIKRGELQIHKFGRKKIIQRTQIDKLFN from the coding sequence ATGAGTAGCAATATGGCAATTCCGAAAACCTGTTCTTATTGTGGTAAGGCTTTTATAGCTAAAACCACTTTAACCAGATATTGTGGCCATACTTGTAATTCCAGACACTACAAGCAAAAAGTAAAGGAAGACAAAATTCAAATCTCATTAATCAAGCAACAGCAAACAATGCAAAGTTTGCCAACCTTGCAAACTGCAAACTCCAACTCTCTCACATCTAAAAACTTTTTATCCGTTCAAGATGCAGCAGAACTAATTGGAGTAAGTCGATGGACAATCAATAGAATGATAAAACGTGGAGAACTACAAATTCACAAGTTTGGCAGAAAGAAAATAATTCAACGCACACAGATAGATAAACTTTTTAATTGA
- a CDS encoding site-specific integrase — protein MKVTLRQRKKANKISLYLDYYKNGKREYEYLGLYLIPEPEKGKLTQAQKDENKKILSLAESVRSKRHLEIQNGMYGFNDQEKLKGFFIIYMETLAEMRMESKGNYDNWDSTIKHLRKFCPKDISFGQLDRKFVEGFKDYLTKTAKTPSNKNLSDNSAHSYFNKFRAALKQAVKDGIIRSNPAEQVDCLPQGDSEREFLTLEELQSILKHECEIPILKTAFIFSCLTGLRWSDINKLVWSEVQHSNDYGWYIRFRQKKTKGAETLPMSDQARDLLKEVGEPEERVFKGLKYSAWHNLKLQQWVMKAGISKTITFHCARHTYATLQLTLGTDIFTVSKLLGHKDIRTTQVYAKIIDEKKMEAANRIKLDF, from the coding sequence ATGAAAGTTACATTAAGACAAAGAAAGAAAGCAAACAAAATAAGCTTGTATCTTGATTACTATAAAAATGGTAAACGAGAATATGAATATTTAGGTTTATACCTCATCCCAGAACCCGAAAAAGGAAAGCTCACACAAGCGCAAAAAGACGAAAACAAAAAAATCCTTTCGTTAGCGGAAAGTGTTCGTTCTAAAAGACATTTAGAAATCCAAAACGGAATGTATGGATTCAATGACCAGGAGAAGTTAAAAGGCTTCTTCATTATCTATATGGAAACACTTGCCGAAATGAGAATGGAAAGCAAAGGCAATTATGACAACTGGGATAGTACTATCAAGCATTTAAGAAAGTTTTGTCCTAAAGATATTTCCTTCGGGCAATTGGATAGGAAATTTGTGGAGGGTTTCAAAGACTACTTAACCAAAACAGCAAAGACACCAAGCAATAAAAACCTTTCTGATAATTCGGCACACTCTTATTTCAACAAATTCAGAGCAGCTTTAAAACAAGCCGTTAAAGATGGAATTATCCGTTCCAATCCTGCCGAGCAAGTAGACTGTTTACCACAAGGCGACAGCGAAAGAGAGTTTCTAACATTAGAAGAATTACAAAGCATACTCAAACACGAATGTGAAATTCCAATCCTAAAAACAGCCTTTATATTCAGTTGCCTAACAGGTTTGCGATGGTCAGATATAAACAAGCTAGTTTGGTCAGAAGTGCAGCACTCAAATGATTACGGTTGGTACATTCGTTTCAGACAAAAGAAAACCAAAGGAGCGGAAACATTACCAATGTCAGACCAAGCTCGTGATTTATTAAAAGAAGTCGGAGAACCAGAAGAAAGAGTTTTCAAAGGATTAAAATACAGTGCGTGGCACAATCTAAAATTACAACAATGGGTTATGAAAGCCGGGATAAGTAAAACAATTACGTTTCATTGTGCGCGTCACACTTATGCAACTTTGCAACTCACGTTAGGAACTGATATATTTACGGTATCAAAATTATTAGGTCATAAAGACATCAGAACTACTCAAGTATATGCCAAAATAATTGACGAAAAGAAAATGGAAGCAGCTAACAGAATTAAACTCGATTTTTGA
- a CDS encoding DUF6617 family protein encodes MELTIFKSIVYGELKPWASNAINDKFYRQNLSTNFIKPTPTINEYYKALKELHKDKPNLFKEDGLEIYMAQPNTDISHEILHPLVEVTLAEPITTTQKFYHFLIFNEAARLTDRVFKSMNKDIDEIQKKEIIQNVVKSCKDILFCIGTDQENFPKTELTAYVIPQLITNVIRFLIETEKLYPQYLADIPSTKNELFGELLKQPIPEINIEKTTPEFQTVHNILLGIDNYKFEKSNRFSFGFNGKTDNLKSVIFLLNRDIELLNEDKTTVDDLVSVLTSRDLKIGAAQIFIGCETLEFSYIVKKLELSFSNFNPTSIDSSNLFYSKKGNAIKKGSLYNANQREPYKKAEIDNIFNHL; translated from the coding sequence ATGGAACTAACTATTTTTAAAAGCATTGTTTACGGTGAATTAAAACCCTGGGCAAGCAACGCTATAAATGATAAATTTTACAGACAAAATCTATCAACAAACTTTATCAAGCCTACACCAACTATAAACGAGTACTACAAAGCATTAAAAGAGCTTCACAAGGACAAACCCAACTTATTCAAAGAAGATGGGTTAGAAATCTATATGGCGCAACCAAACACAGATATAAGTCACGAAATACTACATCCATTAGTAGAAGTAACTTTGGCAGAACCGATAACAACAACACAAAAGTTTTATCATTTTCTTATATTCAACGAAGCAGCACGATTGACTGATAGAGTTTTTAAGTCTATGAACAAAGACATTGACGAAATTCAAAAAAAAGAGATCATACAAAACGTTGTAAAGTCGTGTAAAGATATTTTGTTTTGTATTGGAACAGACCAAGAAAACTTTCCAAAAACAGAATTAACCGCTTATGTAATACCTCAACTTATTACTAACGTAATCCGTTTTTTAATAGAAACAGAAAAATTATATCCGCAATATTTGGCAGACATACCATCAACCAAAAATGAACTATTTGGAGAATTACTAAAACAACCAATTCCAGAAATCAATATTGAAAAAACAACTCCTGAATTTCAAACGGTTCACAATATTCTTTTAGGTATTGACAATTATAAATTTGAAAAAAGTAATCGTTTTTCTTTTGGTTTTAATGGCAAAACTGACAACTTAAAATCGGTAATATTTTTATTAAATCGTGATATTGAGTTACTAAACGAAGACAAAACTACAGTAGACGATTTAGTTAGTGTTTTAACAAGTAGAGATTTGAAGATTGGTGCTGCACAAATATTTATAGGATGTGAAACTTTAGAGTTTTCCTATATCGTTAAAAAACTTGAACTTTCATTTTCAAATTTTAATCCAACATCAATTGACAGTTCAAACTTGTTTTATTCCAAAAAAGGAAATGCAATCAAAAAAGGAAGTTTATACAATGCCAACCAAAGAGAACCTTATAAAAAAGCAGAAATAGACAACATATTTAATCATCTGTAA
- a CDS encoding helix-turn-helix domain-containing protein, producing the protein MSNEILILEKLEKLEQRIGEQNLLMKEVLNFNDACNYLDISASHLYKLTSQKSIPHFCPQGKKLYFNRAELDEWLQRNRQTSTDEIETMAANYLLTHKRK; encoded by the coding sequence ATGAGTAACGAAATTTTAATTTTAGAAAAGCTCGAAAAACTAGAGCAAAGAATTGGAGAACAAAATCTCCTAATGAAAGAAGTTCTAAACTTCAACGATGCCTGCAACTATTTAGACATAAGCGCATCACACCTCTACAAATTGACCAGTCAGAAATCAATTCCACATTTCTGTCCTCAAGGTAAAAAACTCTATTTCAATCGCGCCGAATTAGACGAATGGCTGCAACGCAATCGTCAAACATCAACCGATGAAATCGAGACAATGGCAGCCAACTATTTACTAACTCACAAAAGAAAGTAA
- a CDS encoding helix-turn-helix domain-containing protein yields MPFYEPSEKMFQEIQEHLKEITVILKEKQQMNPDDLFCDNQEFMKIMNISKRLAQSWRDSGFIGYCQLGNKIYYRLKDIQNLLNENYKPKKK; encoded by the coding sequence ATGCCATTCTACGAACCTTCAGAAAAAATGTTCCAAGAAATCCAAGAACATTTAAAAGAGATTACTGTTATTCTTAAAGAAAAACAGCAAATGAACCCAGACGACTTATTCTGCGACAATCAAGAGTTTATGAAAATTATGAACATAAGCAAACGATTAGCGCAAAGTTGGAGAGACAGCGGATTTATCGGCTATTGTCAGTTAGGTAACAAAATCTATTACCGCCTAAAAGACATTCAAAACCTACTTAACGAAAACTATAAACCGAAGAAAAAATGA
- a CDS encoding DUF3987 domain-containing protein, with amino-acid sequence MSEVVNKQMMVSVYKEFKYNLGERNLIDVFQEIKSDKYQSEVNSIRYALHKGDEKTADEIKSSLNGFTMSGTFGTSRTKANLNTYSQIIGLDFDHIPVTELYTLVKLINDCKYTFASFISPSGEGIKVFIKINSNATQHTTAYNQVATFYKNLSGYDFDAKCKDITRLCFVSYDPEIYIKEDATIFEVQEEALPLPKPQKVETTSFEATDTLLDKCLKFTEQKEQYTNGNRNNFIHLFASNANRFGIYEADTLDYCTTNFDLDEKEIKASVQSAYKNQSADFAKFADFANRKPQQHPVAKAKAKNEAIDDENYLLNTPTIPQSVYDNLPPILKQGAEAFSEPRERDTFLTGALAILSGCLPNVTGEYGGRTVYPHLFSFILAPAASGKGALQSSKELADKYHEEVLKNSREQKKEYDLKMAAYKKAQRFQKKDDNTQEEIPEEPPFKVVFIPANTSNAKIIQHLQQNEGTGIICETEADTLGQVFKNDWGSYSDLLRKAFHSEKISISRKTNNEYFEINNPRLAVALSGTPQQVYNIIASAEDGLFSRFVFYVFKTNSKWIDPSPYGNRVNLTDHFAKLSIAVYEMVLFLDSGKTTIHLTKEQWDKFNPTFSEYLSQISAFVSEDAQSIVKRLGLVLYRMCMIFTSIRKFQAQEQATDIQCLDEDFETASQLIEVYLKHNILMFENLPKQEDEENGPFKKGQNKKLFFDALPNNFTRKEAVELGSTFNIAERTVGSFLKSCLGNYLQQPEYGAYTKII; translated from the coding sequence ATGAGTGAAGTAGTAAACAAACAGATGATGGTAAGCGTTTATAAAGAATTTAAATACAACTTAGGAGAAAGAAACCTTATTGATGTTTTTCAAGAAATCAAATCCGATAAATACCAAAGTGAAGTAAATTCTATTCGATACGCATTACACAAAGGAGACGAGAAAACAGCCGATGAAATTAAAAGCAGCTTAAATGGTTTTACAATGTCCGGCACATTTGGAACAAGTAGAACCAAAGCCAACCTCAACACCTATTCTCAAATAATCGGATTAGACTTCGACCACATTCCAGTTACAGAACTCTACACATTGGTAAAGCTAATAAACGACTGCAAATACACGTTCGCATCGTTTATTAGTCCAAGTGGCGAAGGTATTAAAGTATTCATTAAAATCAACTCCAATGCAACACAACACACTACCGCATACAATCAAGTGGCAACTTTTTATAAAAACCTATCAGGTTATGATTTTGATGCAAAATGCAAAGACATTACCAGATTGTGTTTTGTTTCTTATGATCCAGAGATTTATATAAAGGAAGATGCAACAATATTTGAAGTTCAAGAAGAAGCACTACCACTTCCAAAACCGCAAAAAGTGGAAACAACTTCTTTTGAAGCAACGGACACTTTATTGGACAAATGCCTAAAATTCACAGAGCAAAAAGAACAATACACTAACGGCAATCGAAATAACTTCATTCATCTATTTGCATCCAATGCCAATCGTTTCGGGATTTACGAAGCCGATACGCTAGACTATTGTACTACTAATTTCGATTTGGACGAAAAAGAAATCAAAGCATCGGTTCAAAGTGCCTATAAAAATCAGTCGGCAGATTTTGCCAAGTTTGCCGACTTTGCCAACCGCAAACCTCAACAACATCCTGTTGCGAAAGCCAAAGCAAAAAATGAAGCTATTGACGATGAAAATTACTTATTAAACACACCAACCATTCCGCAATCAGTTTACGACAACTTGCCTCCTATTCTTAAACAAGGCGCAGAAGCATTCTCCGAACCAAGAGAAAGAGATACGTTTCTAACAGGTGCTTTAGCAATTCTATCAGGTTGCTTACCAAATGTTACTGGTGAGTATGGTGGCAGAACCGTATATCCTCATTTATTTTCTTTCATTCTTGCTCCTGCTGCATCAGGTAAAGGTGCGTTACAATCTTCTAAAGAGTTAGCCGATAAATACCACGAAGAAGTCCTAAAAAATTCAAGAGAGCAAAAAAAAGAATACGACCTAAAAATGGCAGCTTACAAAAAAGCGCAACGTTTTCAAAAGAAAGACGACAATACACAAGAAGAAATTCCAGAAGAACCGCCATTCAAAGTAGTATTCATTCCTGCCAATACCAGTAATGCAAAAATTATCCAACACTTACAACAAAATGAAGGTACAGGTATTATTTGCGAAACCGAAGCCGATACGCTAGGACAAGTATTCAAAAACGATTGGGGTTCTTATTCCGATTTGTTACGAAAAGCATTCCATAGTGAAAAAATATCCATTTCAAGAAAAACCAATAATGAGTATTTCGAAATCAACAATCCACGTTTAGCTGTTGCACTTTCGGGAACACCTCAACAAGTGTATAACATTATTGCATCTGCCGAAGATGGTTTATTTAGTCGTTTTGTTTTTTATGTTTTCAAAACCAACAGCAAATGGATTGACCCTTCTCCGTATGGCAACAGAGTAAATTTAACCGACCATTTTGCAAAGCTATCTATTGCAGTGTACGAAATGGTTTTGTTTCTCGATAGTGGCAAAACAACAATCCATTTAACCAAAGAACAATGGGACAAATTCAACCCAACATTCAGCGAGTATTTAAGTCAAATTAGTGCCTTTGTTTCCGAAGATGCTCAAAGTATTGTAAAACGTTTAGGATTGGTTTTGTATCGAATGTGTATGATTTTTACAAGTATTCGTAAATTCCAAGCACAAGAACAAGCCACTGATATTCAATGTTTAGACGAAGATTTTGAAACAGCATCACAACTGATTGAAGTCTATTTAAAACACAACATTCTAATGTTCGAAAACCTACCAAAACAGGAAGACGAAGAAAATGGACCTTTCAAAAAAGGGCAAAACAAAAAACTATTCTTTGATGCCTTACCAAATAACTTCACACGAAAAGAAGCGGTGGAATTAGGTAGTACCTTTAATATAGCAGAAAGAACAGTCGGTTCATTTCTAAAATCTTGTTTAGGCAATTATTTACAACAACCTGAATATGGGGCATATACAAAAATCATCTAA
- a CDS encoding site-specific DNA-methyltransferase produces the protein MSDKLDMTSPDLVSQNIEKIAQLFPNCVTESANGLAIDFDQLKQELSKDIVEGNKERYRLEWPGKREAIVTANLPINKTLRPAREESVDFDNTENLYIEGDNLEVLKLLQESYLGKIKMIYIDPPYNTGKDFVYKDNFTQDTDEYQEEAGLKDEYNNRLVANPDTSGRYHSDWLTMMYPRLKLARNLLTDDGVIFISIDDNEVHNLRKISDEVFGDDNFVIEIAWRKSDNQANIGNIARVKEYILCYTKRKDLLNLNKIPLTDKAKKEYSYKDSEGFFRRAILLHKTRGRHYYDVTTKNGNTLNGPWMIKEDEFLEKDRNNEILWTNSGDEQPYGKIYLHKSTGQIANDFWDTTFGSNQEASINLEKIFENRIFDFPKSTKLLKNIVTIGSDKKAIILDFFSGSASTAHSVIQLNAEDGGNRKFIMVQVPERTDEKSEAFKAGYDTICEIGKERIRRAGNAIIDNQKALIKQKGEELEKIEEKNDLIKDEEKIELLQSEINALQFSIDNLDKGFRVYKLDSSNMQDVYYTPNQYEQGQLDLLEDNIKPDRNSDDLVAQIMLDWGLPLSLKIEQTKIANKEVFKVADDALLCCFDEGIDEAFAKEIAKLKPLRIVFRDKSFKDDTAKENVKQLLKQLSPDSEMKVI, from the coding sequence ATGTCAGACAAACTCGATATGACTTCACCAGACTTGGTAAGCCAAAACATAGAAAAAATAGCCCAACTTTTCCCTAATTGCGTTACAGAATCTGCCAATGGTTTAGCCATTGATTTTGACCAATTAAAGCAAGAGTTATCCAAAGATATTGTTGAAGGCAACAAAGAACGCTACCGACTAGAATGGCCCGGAAAGCGTGAAGCTATCGTTACAGCCAATTTGCCCATTAACAAAACTTTACGTCCAGCTCGTGAAGAAAGTGTAGATTTTGACAACACCGAAAACTTATACATTGAAGGCGACAACCTAGAAGTTTTAAAACTATTGCAAGAAAGTTATTTGGGAAAAATAAAAATGATTTACATCGATCCTCCGTACAATACAGGAAAAGACTTTGTATATAAAGACAATTTTACACAAGATACAGACGAATACCAAGAAGAAGCCGGACTAAAAGACGAATACAACAACCGATTAGTTGCCAACCCAGATACTTCAGGACGTTACCACTCTGATTGGTTAACAATGATGTACCCAAGATTAAAATTAGCCAGAAATCTTTTAACTGATGATGGCGTGATTTTTATTTCGATTGATGATAACGAAGTGCATAATCTACGTAAAATATCTGATGAAGTTTTTGGGGATGATAATTTTGTTATTGAAATAGCTTGGAGAAAATCTGACAATCAAGCTAATATAGGAAACATTGCTAGGGTTAAAGAGTACATTTTGTGTTACACGAAAAGAAAAGATTTATTAAACCTTAATAAAATTCCATTAACTGATAAAGCAAAAAAAGAATATAGTTACAAAGATTCTGAAGGTTTTTTTAGAAGAGCTATTTTACTTCACAAAACTAGAGGAAGACATTATTATGATGTTACAACAAAAAATGGTAATACTTTAAATGGTCCTTGGATGATTAAAGAAGATGAATTTTTAGAAAAAGACAGAAATAATGAAATACTTTGGACTAATAGTGGAGATGAACAACCTTATGGCAAAATTTACTTACATAAATCTACTGGACAAATAGCAAATGATTTTTGGGATACAACTTTCGGTAGCAATCAAGAAGCAAGTATTAATCTTGAAAAAATATTTGAAAATAGAATATTTGATTTCCCAAAATCAACTAAACTTCTTAAAAATATTGTAACAATTGGTAGCGATAAAAAAGCAATTATTTTAGATTTCTTTTCAGGTTCTGCCTCAACAGCTCATTCGGTAATACAATTAAATGCAGAAGATGGTGGTAACAGAAAGTTTATTATGGTACAAGTTCCAGAACGAACAGATGAAAAAAGTGAAGCTTTCAAAGCAGGTTATGATACCATTTGTGAAATTGGTAAAGAACGCATCCGTCGAGCAGGAAACGCAATCATAGATAATCAAAAAGCATTAATCAAACAAAAAGGAGAAGAATTAGAAAAAATTGAAGAGAAAAACGATTTAATAAAAGATGAAGAAAAAATAGAATTATTACAATCAGAAATTAATGCTTTGCAATTTTCTATTGATAATTTAGATAAAGGTTTCAGAGTATACAAACTCGATAGCAGTAATATGCAAGATGTATATTATACACCAAATCAATATGAACAAGGGCAACTAGATTTATTAGAAGACAACATAAAACCCGATAGAAATTCAGATGATTTAGTAGCTCAAATTATGTTAGATTGGGGTTTACCCTTATCACTAAAAATTGAACAAACCAAAATAGCCAACAAAGAAGTGTTCAAAGTTGCTGATGATGCTTTGTTATGTTGTTTTGATGAAGGTATTGACGAAGCTTTTGCCAAAGAAATAGCTAAACTAAAACCGTTACGAATAGTTTTTAGAGATAAATCATTCAAAGACGACACCGCAAAAGAAAACGTAAAACAATTACTGAAACAGTTAAGCCCTGATTCTGAAATGAAAGTAATATAA